The following proteins are encoded in a genomic region of Leptospira ryugenii:
- a CDS encoding MutS-related protein: MKFEWYLYSTLLLPLGLFIVLVKLYRKKKQFANQIKLTHQFVKRELARKRLELKALGGREVWEYPEEIRNHPLSVDLDLCKKTGLVPFLDVTISSQGFDRFLKKLLQIEPFEGNLLQKKVKSYLGDGRFLFQILRKSIIPGEENSKLDLGPLDAKESFWKKHPWMRYFFPVLGVFTPIYLLLSSIFSLPFVPLLLFVNAMIFLRHRKESLGYWNEIERIGSIASNVSYAWIRMFPKARQKTKRMCVELTQLKNDKEWIVSILPHFLLNVIFLWDFWKIRRFQKWYDENAQHWSEMRNQWIELESNLPAAQFAYLNPEYEFPIWNSSAQLSADSIVHPLIPFSMRVINPVHSIQQSDLVIITGSNMSGKTTYLRTIAVNLMLAGIGAPCSGKNVQLPAVKIHTLIRSQDSLEDGISFFYSEVRRLASILNAKDDQNLVPILFFDEILKGTNSKERKIATEEILLLLRKKGAIVFVTTHDLDLASLQDAKLFHFTELEENGEMKFDYQIRLGISQSTNALRILQKEGIPISKLS; this comes from the coding sequence TTGAAGTTTGAATGGTATCTATATTCCACTCTCCTTCTCCCTCTGGGTCTCTTCATTGTTTTAGTCAAATTGTACCGAAAGAAAAAGCAATTTGCCAATCAAATCAAACTTACCCATCAATTCGTCAAACGCGAATTAGCCAGAAAACGATTGGAGCTGAAGGCTTTGGGTGGAAGAGAGGTTTGGGAGTACCCGGAAGAAATCCGTAATCACCCTTTAAGTGTAGACCTTGACCTATGCAAGAAAACGGGTCTCGTGCCTTTTTTGGATGTGACCATCTCCTCCCAAGGCTTTGATCGATTTCTGAAAAAACTCTTACAGATCGAACCTTTCGAGGGAAACCTACTCCAAAAGAAGGTAAAGTCATACCTTGGCGATGGTCGCTTTTTATTTCAGATCTTACGAAAATCCATCATCCCAGGTGAAGAAAATTCAAAATTGGATTTGGGACCTTTGGATGCCAAAGAATCCTTTTGGAAAAAACACCCTTGGATGCGCTACTTCTTTCCTGTGTTAGGTGTTTTTACTCCTATTTATCTACTCTTGTCTTCTATCTTTTCTCTTCCCTTTGTCCCACTACTTCTCTTTGTGAATGCGATGATATTCCTTCGCCATCGAAAGGAAAGTTTAGGATATTGGAACGAAATAGAACGAATAGGTAGTATTGCCTCCAATGTATCCTATGCATGGATCCGAATGTTTCCAAAAGCGAGACAAAAAACCAAACGTATGTGTGTTGAACTTACACAATTGAAGAATGATAAAGAGTGGATTGTCTCAATCCTTCCTCATTTTTTATTGAATGTTATCTTTCTTTGGGATTTTTGGAAGATTCGTAGATTCCAAAAATGGTATGATGAGAATGCCCAACACTGGTCCGAAATGAGAAACCAATGGATAGAGTTGGAATCCAATTTACCAGCCGCACAATTTGCCTACCTTAATCCTGAGTACGAATTTCCCATTTGGAATTCATCGGCTCAACTGTCTGCAGATTCAATTGTCCATCCTCTTATTCCATTTTCTATGAGAGTGATAAATCCAGTGCATTCCATTCAACAATCTGATCTTGTGATCATTACTGGTTCCAATATGTCAGGAAAAACGACTTACCTAAGAACCATTGCCGTTAATTTAATGTTAGCTGGAATTGGTGCGCCTTGTTCTGGAAAAAATGTGCAACTCCCAGCTGTAAAAATACATACTTTGATTCGCTCTCAAGATTCTTTAGAAGATGGAATCTCCTTTTTCTATTCGGAAGTAAGACGACTCGCGAGCATTCTAAATGCCAAGGATGACCAAAATCTAGTACCGATACTATTCTTTGATGAAATCTTAAAAGGAACCAATTCTAAAGAAAGAAAAATCGCAACAGAAGAAATTCTACTACTCCTGAGAAAGAAAGGAGCTATTGTCTTTGTCACAACCCATGATCTTGATTTGGCTTCCCTACAGGATG
- a CDS encoding AMP-dependent synthetase/ligase codes for MANNLAEVYKESAEKFGPRPAFFYKNAAKNYEPLTYSQLYQDGLALAEALIDMGVKARENVAVLADNRVEWIISDCAVILAGAANVPRGSDITDSEIVYILSHSGAKVVFIENDKVYEKYKANKSQIKGVKTIIIMDKESKLKSGSGIEKFHDLLEHGRKLRAKGKKETEKRISDIKPDDLYTLIYTSGTTGMPKGVMLMHSNMIHQMHYVVPRVAKVSPDDRMLSILPIWHIFERVVEYFAIINGGSTYYTKVTELRNDIQKARPTFMASAPRVWESIYNGIYTRINDPKQTPPVRKALFNIAYFFSKHYHASIRFLRGWEVDYEGRNIFQSLGLGVLALLKLLLTAPFVVTLIAGGLGIYLAEQGSSLSTLAYVISGLGVLFNSYTLDKVVLSKIRQATGGHLRATLSGGGALQKHVDAFFMDIGITVLEGYGMTETGPVISARTFDRPIMGSVGDIVPLSEVQIRDDAGHVLCHIDDKKNILSGKMGVKGVVHIKGPQVMKGYYKNPETTAKTIVNDWMNTGDIGMINFKKTLTLTGRAKDTIVLLGGENVEPVPIENKIDESPFIRQSMVVGQDQKVLGAIVVPDFDALSAWAADNGISEKNPDKLIANAKVIDFYKKEVRNYNSVKTGFKNFEQVQYVLLVTKPFEVGDELTNLMKMKRHVITEKYKDRILDLYKNS; via the coding sequence ATGGCAAATAACCTAGCAGAAGTATACAAAGAATCAGCGGAGAAATTCGGTCCGCGCCCAGCATTTTTCTATAAAAATGCCGCTAAAAATTACGAGCCCCTAACGTATTCCCAACTCTACCAAGATGGCCTAGCCTTAGCAGAAGCCCTTATCGACATGGGTGTAAAGGCGAGAGAAAATGTAGCTGTTCTTGCTGACAACAGGGTGGAGTGGATCATCTCAGATTGTGCTGTGATCCTTGCAGGTGCGGCAAATGTTCCTCGAGGTTCAGATATCACGGATTCAGAGATCGTATACATCCTGAGCCACTCTGGCGCAAAAGTTGTATTCATAGAAAACGACAAGGTCTATGAAAAATACAAAGCCAACAAAAGCCAGATCAAAGGTGTAAAAACGATTATCATCATGGACAAAGAGTCCAAATTGAAATCAGGTTCTGGTATCGAAAAGTTCCATGACCTTTTAGAGCATGGACGTAAGCTGAGAGCGAAAGGCAAAAAAGAAACAGAAAAGCGTATCAGTGATATCAAACCGGACGATCTGTACACATTGATTTATACATCTGGAACAACCGGTATGCCGAAAGGGGTGATGCTCATGCACTCCAATATGATCCACCAGATGCATTATGTTGTGCCAAGAGTTGCAAAGGTCAGCCCTGATGATAGAATGCTTTCCATCCTCCCGATCTGGCATATCTTTGAAAGAGTCGTTGAATACTTTGCCATCATAAACGGCGGTTCAACATACTACACAAAGGTCACAGAGTTACGCAATGATATCCAAAAAGCAAGACCAACCTTTATGGCTTCTGCTCCTCGCGTCTGGGAAAGTATCTATAATGGTATCTACACACGGATCAATGACCCTAAACAAACTCCGCCAGTGCGAAAGGCTCTATTCAATATAGCCTATTTCTTTTCAAAGCATTACCATGCCTCGATCCGATTCCTGCGAGGCTGGGAAGTAGACTATGAAGGCAGAAACATTTTCCAATCTCTTGGTTTAGGCGTTTTGGCTCTCTTAAAACTGCTACTCACTGCTCCCTTCGTGGTTACCTTAATCGCTGGTGGTTTGGGGATTTACTTGGCAGAGCAAGGATCCTCCTTATCTACCTTAGCCTATGTAATTTCTGGTTTGGGTGTATTATTCAACAGCTACACACTTGATAAAGTTGTCCTCTCAAAGATCCGCCAAGCAACGGGAGGCCATTTACGTGCGACTCTCTCAGGTGGTGGCGCTTTACAAAAGCACGTGGATGCTTTCTTTATGGACATTGGCATTACGGTTTTGGAAGGATACGGTATGACAGAAACAGGCCCAGTCATTTCTGCTAGAACCTTTGACCGTCCAATTATGGGTTCTGTAGGCGATATCGTCCCGCTTTCTGAAGTACAAATCCGTGATGACGCTGGCCATGTGCTCTGTCATATCGATGACAAAAAGAACATTCTCTCCGGTAAGATGGGTGTCAAAGGTGTTGTTCATATCAAGGGGCCGCAAGTGATGAAAGGGTATTATAAAAATCCTGAAACCACTGCCAAAACAATCGTTAACGATTGGATGAACACAGGCGACATCGGAATGATCAATTTTAAGAAAACTCTCACACTGACGGGTCGTGCGAAAGACACTATCGTATTATTAGGTGGCGAAAACGTAGAGCCAGTTCCAATTGAGAATAAAATTGATGAATCACCATTTATACGTCAATCTATGGTAGTTGGCCAGGATCAAAAGGTACTTGGTGCGATCGTTGTTCCTGATTTTGATGCGCTCAGTGCTTGGGCGGCTGACAATGGCATCTCGGAAAAAAATCCTGACAAGTTGATTGCAAATGCAAAGGTAATAGACTTCTACAAAAAAGAGGTCCGAAATTACAATAGTGTCAAAACTGGTTTTAAAAACTTCGAACAAGTACAGTATGTGCTACTGGTAACAAAACCTTTTGAAGTCGGTGATGAGTTGACAAACCTGATGAAGATGAAGCGCCATGTTATCACCGAAAAGTACAAAGACCGTATTCTGGATCTTTATAAAAATAGCTAA
- a CDS encoding arsenosugar biosynthesis-associated peroxidase-like protein, protein MAEPNHYYNANDLGRFSEIGRTNKDLADKFFSYYNAAMGPGALSEREKALIALAVSHALKCPYCIDAYTTTCLQKGADEAQMNEAVHVAAAMAAGISLVHSLQMNNKLDELSL, encoded by the coding sequence GTGGCGGAACCCAACCATTATTATAATGCAAACGATCTAGGAAGATTTTCCGAAATAGGTCGAACCAATAAAGACTTAGCCGACAAATTTTTTTCTTATTACAATGCAGCTATGGGTCCGGGTGCCCTTTCAGAAAGAGAGAAAGCTCTGATCGCTCTTGCCGTATCGCATGCCTTAAAATGTCCCTATTGCATTGATGCTTACACGACAACATGCTTACAAAAAGGTGCAGATGAAGCTCAGATGAATGAAGCTGTTCACGTAGCAGCTGCTATGGCAGCAGGTATAAGTTTAGTCCATAGCCTACAAATGAACAATAAATTGGATGAACTCAGCCTTTAA
- a CDS encoding DUF1858 domain-containing protein, protein MSEVTKPRFFKEMTVGEAIALHPEAGLVFSSYHLGGCSHCSINEVETIEQVCMGYGVEVETLVDSLNNLFAED, encoded by the coding sequence ATGTCCGAAGTTACAAAACCACGCTTTTTTAAAGAAATGACGGTTGGCGAAGCGATCGCCTTGCACCCTGAAGCGGGTCTCGTTTTTTCGAGCTACCATTTGGGTGGATGCTCCCACTGTTCCATCAATGAGGTGGAAACCATAGAGCAAGTATGCATGGGGTACGGAGTTGAAGTGGAGACTCTTGTGGATTCTCTCAACAACCTCTTTGCCGAAGACTAA
- the arsS gene encoding arsenosugar biosynthesis radical SAM (seleno)protein ArsS (Some members of this family are selenoproteins.) has translation MLVKEQLSVLESFPHSFEKRVWQEGQTITGLSVATFQMNIGKWCNQACKHCHVDASPIRTELMSLETIDLCLEIIRKHPNIQIVDITGGAPEGNPHFRYLVTELSKLNVEIIDRCNLTILLESGYEDLAEFLAEKKVSIYSSLPFYSKSFTDKQRGDGVFEKSIQAMKLLNRFGYGKDLPFHLVYNPVGLFLSGDQNSLEKEFKEHLSTEYGVFFHNLFAINNLPINRFLAALVKNGKYLQYMETLSQAFNPNTLNGLMCRHQISVGYDGTVYDCDFNQMLELPSRPVKTIKDFDWDLFLNREIRLANHCYGCTAGAGSSCGGALA, from the coding sequence ATGTTAGTAAAAGAACAATTATCTGTACTGGAATCCTTCCCTCACTCGTTTGAAAAACGTGTTTGGCAAGAAGGCCAAACCATAACTGGTTTGAGCGTCGCGACTTTTCAAATGAATATTGGAAAATGGTGTAACCAGGCATGCAAACATTGCCATGTAGATGCTTCTCCCATCCGAACAGAATTGATGAGTTTAGAAACAATTGATTTGTGTTTGGAAATCATTCGCAAACATCCGAATATTCAAATTGTGGATATTACAGGTGGTGCGCCAGAAGGAAATCCACATTTTCGCTACTTAGTAACTGAGCTTAGCAAATTAAATGTTGAAATCATTGATCGCTGTAATCTTACGATTTTGCTTGAATCAGGTTATGAAGATTTAGCAGAATTTCTTGCGGAAAAAAAAGTCAGCATCTATTCTTCACTCCCATTTTATAGCAAATCATTTACCGACAAACAAAGAGGTGATGGGGTATTTGAAAAATCTATCCAAGCTATGAAATTGCTCAATAGGTTTGGCTATGGAAAGGATCTGCCTTTTCATTTGGTCTACAATCCTGTGGGTCTTTTCCTAAGTGGTGACCAAAATTCTTTGGAAAAGGAATTTAAAGAGCATTTATCTACAGAGTATGGTGTTTTCTTTCACAATCTATTCGCAATTAACAACTTACCAATCAATCGTTTCCTAGCAGCCTTGGTGAAAAATGGCAAATATTTACAGTATATGGAAACACTATCACAGGCATTTAATCCGAACACTTTGAACGGTCTGATGTGTCGTCATCAAATATCTGTAGGTTATGATGGTACTGTTTATGATTGTGATTTCAATCAGATGTTGGAATTGCCAAGCCGGCCTGTGAAAACTATCAAAGATTTTGATTGGGATCTGTTTTTAAATCGCGAGATAAGGCTTGCAAACCACTGCTATGGCTGCACCGCAGGAGCTGGATCTAGTTGTGGAGGAGCCTTAGCTTAG
- a CDS encoding enoyl-CoA hydratase/isomerase family protein yields the protein MSDFLEIFHGDRILEIKMQSNEKNTFSYETFQAFESLLLKHGENQNLRVMLFTSAQSQFFSNGIEPTLMYGKSESEVRAAVTLLIRCANVYFNFPVPTIAVLNGHCMAAGAVFALYSDYRFMADKGARIGFSEAIVGLNFPSAPTMILRDLVGTTNTRDLLFFGKQLKGAEAKEIGLIDEVYPAETLFGEGMKLAEKLSKLTYNSARGMKTAQRSYYRTAMHTVTEEDIELFVRTILSRDGQEGFLSLIEKRRPNFVT from the coding sequence ATGTCAGATTTTTTAGAGATCTTTCATGGGGACCGCATCTTGGAAATCAAGATGCAGTCAAATGAAAAAAACACGTTTAGTTACGAAACTTTCCAGGCATTTGAATCGCTACTTTTGAAGCACGGAGAGAACCAAAACTTGCGGGTGATGCTATTTACATCCGCACAAAGCCAATTCTTTTCCAATGGCATTGAACCGACATTGATGTACGGAAAATCTGAATCGGAAGTCCGAGCTGCAGTCACCTTACTCATACGTTGTGCCAACGTTTACTTTAATTTTCCAGTGCCGACCATCGCAGTTCTCAATGGACATTGTATGGCAGCAGGTGCTGTCTTTGCCTTGTATTCTGACTATCGATTTATGGCCGATAAAGGAGCTAGGATTGGTTTTTCAGAGGCTATCGTTGGACTCAATTTCCCTTCCGCACCAACGATGATCTTACGTGATTTAGTCGGTACGACGAACACAAGGGATTTGCTTTTTTTCGGAAAACAGTTAAAGGGAGCCGAGGCAAAGGAAATTGGTTTAATCGATGAAGTATACCCCGCAGAAACTCTGTTTGGTGAAGGTATGAAATTAGCTGAAAAGTTATCAAAACTCACCTACAATTCGGCAAGGGGAATGAAGACTGCCCAGAGGAGTTACTATCGGACTGCGATGCATACAGTTACCGAAGAAGATATCGAACTCTTTGTACGGACTATACTTTCACGAGATGGCCAGGAAGGTTTTCTATCTCTCATTGAAAAACGCAGACCAAACTTTGTTACCTAG